Part of the Lycium ferocissimum isolate CSIRO_LF1 chromosome 6, AGI_CSIRO_Lferr_CH_V1, whole genome shotgun sequence genome, gttcatatctactaacaataacaacaaacatacctagtgtagtcccacaagtaGGGTCTGGGGTGGAGGGATGCACACATACCTTACCTTtgtgggtgggtgggtgggtgggcGGGCGAGGGtctgggttcatatctactatttgttACAATTTTAATAGATTTTTACAAATTAATTTATACCCCACGTGGAAAGTACTCGGTTCAGATCATCAAGTTACATCTGTCCCCGACTGTTGATGAtctttagggtgtgtttggtgaTGAAGGAATATGTTTTCATGGAAACAATTTTCCCAGAAAATGTTTTCTCGGAAAACAAGTGGGTttcttatttatgtttttattgttggaaaagtaagtaaaaaaaaattatttaaaaattatttaagtgTAATCTAGCAAAACACTATTGGGGGATAGGGTGGCGAGTGGAGGTTCGGGGGTGGGATGGTCAAGGGTTGGGGGTTGGGGTTGTTGGTTTGGTCCGGAGGACATAATGAAGTTAGAATGTCACTTATGaaacttgtgcacacccaaagttggaggtCATACTTGCCGGCTGAGggcatgtttatgtattatgcctaagTTATATGTAACTAATCAGATGGTCAGAATATTTACATTATTTTGCATACTTAAAGCTACACCAAATAGCAAGAGTAGTGAAACATTTGCATTGATTCCATGGCCTGGACAAACATATACCAATAAAGCATCTTAGATTCCATTCCTCCATATAGTTTACAAGATTTAAATTTGAATGGTGTTCCAAATTTTCCTGTTAGATTTCTGTAGCTTCCTTCCAAACCAATTGAAGAATGTTACAAATTGCAATTCCGGGTCTAGGCATTACCCATTGTAATCCAGATGTATTAACATATACCACAAGTACCTTGCCACTATACAAGGACACATGATTAGGATCTTCCACGTCTCTTTCACACATATAGCTAGCCTCTTGCACCTGATGCACTGAATGGATTCCTTTTTCCTCAAATTGTCTTGAGTAAGGCAAGCTTCATGTAGAGTTATCCAATCAAACTGGAAACTTTGGTAAGGGCTTTACATCTCCGTAGTTGTTGACAAGGCGAAGGTCTAGACTACCGTTTGAAGCTAAATTACCCACTACCATTTCCTTTGCATTTGACTATAGTAAATTCAAGGGACGAGGTAAATCTAAAATGATCATGGATTCCTCTATCAAGGAGTGTGCCTCAGCCAATGAATTAATCTTCCATCCATCTCCCACTTTATAgtaaatgttttctttaaactATTCCTATAAGTTCTATATATGTTTCCAAGGGCGTACACCAGATATCGTTGGCATGGACAAAAATAGATGTTAACAACCTTCCTTGTCAGAGAATCATCTTTTGCTGTTATACCTCCATAGCCATTTATATAGGAGGCTCATGTTGCATAGCCCTTCCATTATTTGCAGTTTTGCACCCAGACTACCATACTTTTTGGTACTATCACTTATTCTTCCCACTTTTTCGAATAATATTTATGCTTGTTGTTGCCTCTCCAAAGATGTTGAAATTTTCTATCATCCAGTAGTAATACTTTGGTGCTTTCTCCCCATCTTAATTTTACGTGAGCCCTTAACACTGCTATAagaacatgcatatacatacttaaTTTGCACTGTCAGCCTTTATATTGCTTACAAGATTCCTACTAAATTCCACTGGTTCATACCAATCACTGCAATCTTCAGCATGATCAAGTGACTTGAAGTATTCATCTGAGGCAAGGAACTAGGTAATTTGTTCCAAGCTGGTTGCTCAATAGATTGAACCAACTTGTATTCATGTCCTGTAAGACTAGGCTTAAATTAGTGTGCTGACCAATTCTGGATCGACATTTTCTTGTTGTTGCGGAGTAATTTGATTTCCTCCAgttgttcttgagagaaggaAGAACTTCTCTATCTAAatgcaaaaatatttataatctGGCCTACCTGGTGGTTTTCTATAGCTCTCAGGACACTAATGCTTTCAGTATTTTTCCTTGCTAAAACTGAGTAGCCTGGAATGTGGCCATGTATATCTTCCACATGAAATAAAACTAGCTCTGGCCTCTgagtagtaatttttttttttattgtgaaCAAAAGTCCATATTTGGAAAGTAATAGTTCCCAAATTATTCTACAGATTTGAGtggtagggatacttattcaaCTACCATGCGTAGCTTCTTTTATCTACTCATTTAGGCACATATGGTTTCTGAATAAAATAGACATATCACAGCAGATAGCTTCGGCATTTACTATTTCCGCGTCACTTCTGCTTTACTGCCTATGAATGTGAAGACTTTGTTCTATTGTTTGGGAGAATATTATTATCCAATAAATCGACTAAACTAAGTATGGATAGTTTCATCATTAGACAGGCTTTTGGCCACTAGATCCTTGATTGGCTTGCAAAGCTTTAAGGTTAAGGTCAAGACCTTGTGATACGTGATGTGTGGTGAATCTGCTACAATGATGGTGCGAACTTGGGGGTAAACTTGCATGATGCTTCAAAAGGGCCATCCCACTAACTAAGAGACTAGGATATAGATCTCTTTCTTACATAAGGTTCTCATGATCTGTGCATATACCCCAAATATGAAATGGACGGAATTTCTTTTGCAAATAGTAtctacagaaaaaaaaaaaaaaaaaagacattgaATTTGTAGAAAGGATGCAACATGGTGTGGATAATTTAGTTACCTAAACATTAGATCTCATAATCAATGTTTTAGAAGGTAAACTTTGAGGAGCAACAAACattaccattctcaaaaaaaaaaaactttgaggAGTAACAACATTGCCCATTCTGCTTTGCAGGTTCTGTTTGTTCACAAATACAGTGGTGGCATGGTTCTTGGTTCAGTGCTCCTTATTTCATCTCTTTATTTTTCGTTGGCTGTTGTCATCGTCTTCACCCAACACTTAACTCTAGGATATACGGAGCCAGAAGTTGATATGAAGTATATCGGTTTACTGATATTCTTAGTCGGGATCTGTGGCAACTTTTATCATCATTATCTCCTTTCCAAGCTCAGAGACCAGAGAGAGAAGGGCTATAAAATTCCCCAAGGTGGCCTTTTCAGTGTGGTCATATGCCCTCATTATCTTTTCGAGATTCTTGGCTTTATAGGGATTTCATTCATCTCCCAGACATCATTTTCGTTTTCCTCTGCTGTGGGTGTAACTTTGTATCTGGTGGGAAGAAGCTATGTTACTAGGAAATGGTACCTttccaaatttgaaaattttcctaaGAATGGTAAAGGCTCTGATTCCATTtgttttctagaaaaagaatGATGTACTTCGTCTCAAAGTTCCACTATGTAATAACACTTTTACCATGTATGAAATTGTTAGCAGCACAATTTGTAACCTGTTTTATAAACTTATCCATCACTGACTTTGACTTGGAACAATGTGAAATATACCGCAGGCAGTATAATTGCTTTGAGCATTTCTGTTTTGAGTCTTATTTTCTAACATTGCCTGTAAAAAGGGTGTCCGAAGGTGTTGATAAAGATCCTTTTGTATCAAAATCACCTTTTGGCAAGTCCATTTTTGTCCAAAATATACCTGAAACTCCAAAGCTATCCAAAGGTGTTTTTAGGGGGTGAAAACGTTAAAACCTCCataaactatcatcattttgtgacttttctatttaaattattGGGTGTTCCTGTTAGCCCCTGGAGTATAAAtcctttcaaatttaaaaaccccTGGTTGAATACGTGGCAAAATATTTGGGATAACTTGTTGAGAGGCGCGTGGGAGATGAAAAAAGTCGGAAAAATGAGTCCATTTGGCACAATGAGATTATGGTAGTTCAGGGGGTTCTATGAACATCCAATAGTTTTAGGTATGGAACTCACAAGACTGTGATAGTTTAGGGGGGAGTTTTCAACCTAttccctcaaaaaaaaaatccatgtgTACTTCCACTTGGAACTCTTTGGAGGAGCTTTAGGGGGGAGTTTTCAACCTAttccctcaaaaaaaaaatccatgtgTACTTCCACTTGTAACTCTTTGGAGGAGCTTTTGGAACGTGATGTTCACGTAGCATGTCATATTCCTCTAAGAGATATTTTACTATGAGGTCATGGTAGTTAAAAGGGGTTCTTTTAACACCCAATAGTTTAAATAAGAAACTCGTAAAACGGTGATAGTTTAGGGGACTTTTAACCTGTTAACTCTTTTATACAAACCTTTTACCACTTTGCTCATTGTTTTGAAAGATCTTCTGGTCGGATGCTCATATTCTTTAACCCTTTTCTTTTAAATGGGAATATATATACTTTCTATGACATATCTGTATTTCTTCTTCCTGAGCAACTTGACCATATATAATTAAACCGAAATTCAAACATAGTCCTATTGGAAGATGGATTACACTCATCTATTCATATTTGACTTTCAAGGGAAATTAAAGTTCCAAGCCTTCCAAaacgaaaaggaaaaggaagctAAATTAATAGAACTTTCTGGCgcaaattcaaattaatcaagCCTCAAAATGAGTCccggaaaccaaaaaaaaaaaaattagcagaGCTTAGTGCAATAACACTTGCGTTGGATGCCAACACAGTCACCACCAGAGAAGCCTTCATTTCGGCAAACAAGAGCACAATTGTGATCACGCAAGCAGGGACCATGATAGCCATGGCTAGGGGACATGCACACTCTTGCTTCTACTTGTGGCATTATTTCCATTTCTGCATCCATATATCAACAAAAAGAATACTTTATTAATTAGTTGATGAGATAAGAAACAAATATAACTCCGTCTATGTAACCTTTGCAAACATGAATAGTTTTACGTCCGAATAAAGAAAACGAATTGAGGTAAATTgacaaagtaaaaaagaaaacaggAATTAGATACGAAATTTGTCACTAGCAGAATTAGTTGCTAACATgattttttgattattttattgctAATCCGTCGTTAAATAGGATTAGCTATGAAATTTTATTGTATAGTGATAGAAGTTGTCCGTAGTTAATTCCTGTTTATTCTTATAGTgatcagtggcggatccaggatttttaCTCTAGGGGTTCGGAAAAACcaacaaaagctaaataataataataataataataataataataataataataataattttgaaCCTAGACGCTTATGACAATTTTCAGCACCTATGGATTCACTTCAACTAACCATTGCGTATTTGTTCAGggtattcaaaagttaatatatgtacataatcaCAAAAAATCTACCCTATATACACATTGTATTTtcttgccgagggtgttcgggtgaacaccctctcTACCCCGTAAATCCGCCCCTGATATTGACGATCAATACTAAAATATACTATCTACTATGATGAATCTGGATGAatattatgatttatatgtCTGTTCCAACAGATTATTTAAGATTGGAATGTAGTTGGTTGATTGATTAGAAAATGCCGCTCTCTCTATAATCTGGTTTAATCTTGTAGTCCAAATTATCCTGTACCATGAAGTATTTGAAATAATAGTAATCACTAAAATAAAAAGATCTATACAAACCATCGAAGTAATTCCATATCCAACGGTCCAAAGATGAAAATCtttattgtatatattttgaatcATTCATGAACATCACAGCAAAAATGATTAAAACATTTATAGTTTGTACGTAAATAAGTAGCTGTGCAGCAAAATAAACGAAAAAGGCTACCCATGATTGATGAAGGGACACCTACCTGAGGCAAAAATCATGAGAAGCACAAAGAAAAGCCCAAAACATTTCCTCTCCATTTCTGAATTGATTTCAACTACTAAGCTCACAATAATAATACTTTGAGAAGAGAAGGGTTTTTAGTTCAAGGTGGGAAGTGTGTTAAGACCACTGCTATATATAGATAGAGGAAGGTTATTTCAGAAAATTAATCTAGAAATTAAACCTTAATTAACATGTCCAaagagaaaatttgaaaaaaaaaaaaattgatatctCAGCCAGGGAATCTCTACTtttggttggaaaaaaaatcacGTGAGGCCCATACTAAACATGATAATTTCGTCAGAAAGAGTggacattaaacaaaattatcCTGTACATGGCGTGTATTGGCTGAAGGAGAATCTTCATTGATCCAAGTATATACAGGGGCAGATTTTTTAAACTATCTGTAATTAATTTTAATCTTGTGATAACTTGGTTATCAATTTTATCAGATTAACAATTTTCCCAATTTATttgatacacttttcttttagtccgtaaaaaaatgatacttttttatatttagaaataatttaacttaaaactttctCTTTTACTTGTAATGGAATGATATActgtcacacaaatatctatgatttGTTTTAGAAATTTTCTGTCTTTCTTAAATTCAGTGCTTAGTATCacatactactccctccgttcacttttacttgtccactttggacttttcatgttgtttaagaaataataaatggagTATATAATTTACTaatgtacccatattaattgatgcatatttttattggatttgaaaaataatttgaagtgagtaattaatactatgggtaaaacaggaaaaaataaactgtcttctcttgatatgctaaaagtgacaagtaaaagtgaaatctatttttagaataatggacaagtaaaaatgaacagaGAGAGTAGtaaattgggatggagagaGTAATATTTATCAAGAAATTTACATGTAATTATCTAGTAAATAACCTGATTGTATAAATTTTCATTTACACTTAAACTCAATCTTGATATATCTGGCTCACGTGCTTGTGCAGAGGTACCCATACACTAGGCCACAAAATTATCCAACTATTCATTGCGTTGCTTGTCCTATgctatattaatattttttcgTGTCTCTGACTTCTCATATTTCAATGGTAATGTACCATTTCTAAGGAAATTTTAGTTGCATTATATTTGCGATTTTCATGAACAGAGTGCAGTTAAGTTATCTTATAACTTGCCGAGGTAATCTAGTCGCAACAGAAAAGGTTTAGAAATGTTATTATTGAGAGTTTAAAATTTGTACACTAATAAttaaatctttgaaaaataCTTGCTACACTCATATCTATGGAAAGATGGTAAGTTTTATTCTTCGCAACCTTACTTTAATCAAAAGACTAAATGTACATCCAAATAAGGAGTTTCATATTCGTATTGACACATCACTCTATGTCATTGTATGTATGAGCACAAGAAAGGACCGCCTGATCACAACATGATTTTGTTTGTTCTTCGAtcggttgaaaaaaaaaaatgtctttggCAATTGAAGAAGCACTTCAATAAATAGATTTCAAGCACCAAAGTTGATATTAATGCACTTGTAGTTACCAGTTAGTGATGGAGTCAGAAAATTCTAAACAAGaatattcaaaaaataatagaatatcacacataacaTTTGAACCTATGAAAAGCAAAACAATAAACCCAATGGATTGATTCCGTGAAAATTCTTGTTTAGAATTTTCTgatattctattattttttagaatatTCTTGTTTAGAATGTTatgtattaattacatgacaagagaaaaaaacttaagttatgtatttttactctctaaatcGCTTACAAAACTAAaagaagatatccaacattatcaTTAtggtggtaaattgaatttcttttgttaggattagcgttgagttggttttggtttggactttatttgagttcgTTAAGCACATCCAtagatataaaacttattgacattcaaaattaagTTAGTTtctaataatatgataatagataaaaaattacgaaaaaaatttaagaaatatttataaattactttacaaataaatatttttatgtataaaatattttaaaaattgaatacgtgtaatgtcgggttggtttggttcggtttgactttttttagttaaaccaaaccaaaccaattatggtcgggtttttttttccaacaccaaaagtcaaaccaaaccactagtcgggttttttttcggtttatcggtttggaatatttgtcggtttactttgtacacccctagtgaTATTCATTGGCCCTTGGTTTCTCAAGTTCAACTACTACATTAATAAAAATTGTTGGCTATAGTACTGACTAATAATTGTAATGTCATAGGTTAGCTGGAGAAATGCATTAACCAAATTCGAGTAGATGAAAGTGCCAGAATTACATTTCAACGACATTACACTCCACCTACAAATTACATTACTGTATTTTATGAATGAACATAGCACACTGCTAAACtttggaaattttaaaagaGCACATGGTAATGTGCTGGAGACAACTTATTATAGGCAACAAATCTGCAATAAACTGAAAAGGTAATGAACAGATTCCGGAAATATATCATGCCTCGGAATCCATGGCCAGAATAGTACTGAGATTCATTGGTGTCATGTATTGTGACGAACCAGTCAAGATTTGTTGcgcaattattttatttgcccTTTCGGATGGGTGGAACGGATCCCAAAATGCGTACACATCTCTATTCGGGCACAAGTTAGACAGTGGTGTACAGAGGCCAAGACCATTGTATGGCCCTTGCCCACAACATGCTACCTTTGATGTTATGAATCCTGCCAAGAACAGAATTAAGGTCAATATAACAGGATATGTGAATTTAAAGCATAGGTTTTAGGAAATTAAACTGCTTACCAAATGCTTGTGGATTAGTGATGAAATCAAGGTGCATTGCTCGTGTATTTGCAGCAATGAAAACATTGCTGCCCACTTGACTGTTAAGGCCCTGCAacatttgagtaagttgcgggTTGAATAGGGCTGCAGCTCGTTGCAACTCGACTGCACATTCCCCGTTCCTGCTACGTTGGGCAAGTTCTGCTGGGACACAACCCAATGGTCCAGTACCGGTCACAAGGACTCTACGAGCTCCCATATCGTAAAGCCTCTGCAATAACATTGTAAAAGCaatattagaaagaaaagaaaaagattagttTATGTAACATTAAAAGTTCTCTATATTTTCTACTGgcatataaataaaaaagaacgaGAACTCAATAAAAaggggtgtttttttttttttggggggggggggggggggtgttgagGGGGAGAGGGAGAGGTTTACATTTAAGTGGAGTATTTATCTACCAATACAAGACTCTGCATAACTTCAAACAACTAAATGACATGTGCATTTAATATTGTGCTCACAAAATAGACACCCATTACTCCAACTACATTAATGTTATCTGAATCTTTCTAGTGACATGTCATTTTGACAACAGCTACCAACATCAGTTGCCAACCGATTATCTTGGTGAAAAGTTATTTTGATAGTAACTGTCATATTGAATGAAGACCCTTATACTGCACTACTGCAGGTCAATGTTACGAGGCCAAATCAGAGGGGTCGTCTCTGATATTATCCCTATTTTTTACTGAACTTCTACAAGAAATCATGTTACACTTACCATCAAGATTTTACGGTATTCTGATATAATAAAAGGGACATAATCTTGGAGAGCATATTGGCGCGACCGTGCAGAGTTGGGCACGAGATAGTAGTTGTTCACAAAGTCATTGCCTCCAAGAGTAATAAGAACAAGAGCTTGATTTATAAGTCTTTGGGTACTTGCTTCTCCAATTTGTGCACTCACTCTGCTCTGGTATTGCCTAAAGTAATCCAACTGCTGCGGCATTCGAATTATATTGACCTGCATATATAGCATATTTACATATTAAACTAAAGTGTATCTAactagacaaacaaattaaaatgttTAAACAAGAGATGTTAGCATATTAAATGGAAATAATTGAATTTGGACTAGTGTTTGTATGTACAAATTGGATGCCAGTGTCATTTAAAATTCCAATTCCAGCAGATGCAAAGTTGGCACCAACAAGAAGCCTTTGTCCAGTAAGCTGTGGACTCAAGTAAGGCAGTGGTGATTCTGAAGAACCAATTTGCTGGCCtgaaaaagtaaaataattaaaattgattaaCTGTGTGGCTaaatatgttgtaaatgttgCTCTTCTGTTCAGTAAAAGATAAGAAAACTCATCAAGCTAATTTTGTATCAAATGGTATATACAGATGTTAACCTTCTTCGTGTTACACACATGTCTTGACAACTCATGTATGTGAAAGTATGTAAAATGTTATACCTTCTCATATAGAGTTTTAGATTGCCTGATGCATCAAAGTTAAAGAAACTTCTACACTATCAATATTCTTTACTTATAGTAACGagtaatttatcttattttccaTGTTAACTTAGTACTTATTTTTATGGACGGTTATCAATAGTAATTTTTTTAGGTAACTtcttttttacattatttgtatttgtatataaaagttaaactcCTAAAGGAAAACTATAGGTAGTCTGTCTAAAAGGTAAGATAAATAATTTGCAAAATAAGATAGATTACCTTCTACAATAGGTTAAAATTACAATGTCAGTGATAAGTTAAATCCTTTCATAGAAGAGGCGGTGAAACACAATTAGGTGCTAGTGTGAAAAACAACCAGATGCCCGAAGGACCCACATTCTTACTGGGTACGAGAAAGGGGGTGTGATGTGAGCAGCCTATACTGGTGCTCGAGCTGTGAGTTGTAAGTTacactaagagcccgtttggattggcttataagttggctttataaaatttgtttttttttttgtttgtttgaaattaaagtcattttgcgcttactccaaaaaaaaataagacatttAACTTTatctaaaagaaattataagccgaaaacaacttataaataaaaaaaataagttgactaccccaacttatttttttaacattttatGTTCGCAATTtttaagctataagccaatccaaacgggctctaagacAACTTTGTTGTTATTCTAAAGGTCCCCTTATGCTAACGTACAAAGCATCCCTTGTTGACACATGGTGCGGGAAAGGACAACACCTAAAGGGGGTGTGATGCAGGTAGTCTAGCATGACGCAAGCATCAGTGGCTgattttactttgtttgaacctattacCTAGAAGTCACGTAGAAATAATTTTACCGTTGTTTGAAAGCTCTCTTTTGCTAGTGtacattaaaaaacaaaataaaagctGAGTAAAATGGACTCAGCTGATAATGTCAGGAATGTTGAGGCCATTGGAGAAACGACCAGTTGCCCTGCGAGTTGGAAAATCAATGCCATAAGGAGGTGAATCTGCCCTTGCAGTAGTGGCCAAATAATTATTATTGCCACTGTCAACAAGTGAGTCTCCAAACACAAAAAATGCCCGAGCCTCAGTTTGAGAAATAGCCACTcccaaaatcaagaaaaggcttgaaaaaatggaaataatagagctagttatggccattttgacaATAGTGTAGTCACAAAAACACCTACAAAGTCTTTAAGTGTTTTTGGGGAGACAGATATAATTAGTTTGTGTGCACTTGCTAGTAAGCAATTACACaggtatatatataacatgcaaAGAGAGTGAATACTTGAGGGGTGAATTAAATGGACCAAGTTGGCAcagttggaaagaaaaaaaaaaatgggaccACAGAGCCAAATAAGGAGGAGCAAAAATTATAGAGGTAGTTTGATGTATTCAATTTGGACAGTTGAAAGCTCTTTGGGCAGTATTGTAGTAATTTCTAATCATAACTATTCCTTTTTTCGAGCCTAAAACTAATCTTTCCTTGAAAGTTCAAACCTTTTACAACATTTTATACTCCATGCCATAGAGGGGATTCAGAATTTGAACATTATGAATTCTAAATTctacaacaataatatcaaGTGTTAATAATTGGGTTCTACATTTAGgatttatacatatttagtgTACTCATAACACAAATACGGTGTTTAGGACAAACCTACTGGGTTTGGACAAACATAAGTTAACTTTCCTTCTAGCTTCGCCCATGCATGCCTATTCATATTATATGTCTTTTAAGATTTTTGTATACCCTTAAAAAATATCTAATAACCTTACTTATAAGAGTATTTGTCtagaattattttttatctCATCGTAAACTTCTAATATACTACTAAATTGCAACAATAAAGATAGATCTTTGAGCAATTCTAAACTAATATCTGACATCTTCTTTCTAATTTTTCAGACCAGAGGTAGGCGTATATCTTcaacccacccacccacccccacccccccccccgcccccaaaCCTGCAATTTTGCACAGTTATCGTTTTcttgtaagaaaaaaaaatcaattagtaAAAAGAGATAAAATCCTTCTTTTATGAGTCTTCAattttcaatatttactttcatTTTCCTGGTTGGTAACTCGTTGAATTTTGTACACATTtagctatatatacatatacacagtatatatttatggttaagATTTGTACATGGCgggtatatgtatgttgtttaTTAATGTAGGGGGGAAGGGTAGTTCAGATACTTAAGGCCTTGTGGAGAAGACGCAGTCCATGTGATCAAAATAAGTAACGCCAACGAATATATCAACTACTTATTTAAGTTTACATGGAAATGGTAAGAAAATCAAATAATGTAATTGTGTTGGTacaaattaaacaaaattagcCTTGAAGATAGAGGCTTACTGCTACTTTGACTACAACAATAGACTATCCTGATTACACCCCCCAAACCCCAATCCTCcccatgaaaaataaaattagcatAAGCCTTAGTTTTTGGTACATTTAAAACTTAGCATCAGCCTATGCTACTAAAGGCCGATTAATCTGGCCGAATTTCTAAAATTTGCTTCTtttggcttctttttttttcaaaaaatgaattttcagAGAAATAA contains:
- the LOC132060632 gene encoding defensin-like protein 1; this encodes MERKCFGLFFVLLMIFASEMEIMPQVEARVCMSPSHGYHGPCLRDHNCALVCRNEGFSGGDCVGIQRKCYCTKLC
- the LOC132059268 gene encoding uncharacterized protein LOC132059268 isoform X1, which codes for MFQSFVFEEPNLVITAITVVTFMFMAYLGISEITGKHLQYSKFWNVNTNSASSSNFLQRKMSSKLGMFILYAPACVMGFASFFLYQYGGTRFMLLKSAVTIHFLKRVLEVLFVHKYSGGMVLGSVLLISSLYFSLAVVIVFTQHLTLGYTEPEVDMKYIGLLIFLVGICGNFYHHYLLSKLRDQREKGYKIPQGGLFSVVICPHYLFEILGFIGISFISQTSFSFSSAVGVTLYLVGRSYVTRKWYLSKFENFPKNGKGSDSICFLEKE
- the LOC132059268 gene encoding uncharacterized protein LOC132059268 isoform X2, whose amino-acid sequence is MAQIFTQILFQEPSPIFIKVMIVMNLIISAILGISEATGKQNVEYSKFWNVNNQKQVKAKIPSKMGMIFVYSPSLIACLSFFWIFPTGGIRFFMLNSAMTVHFFKRVLEVLFVHKYSGGMVLGSVLLISSLYFSLAVVIVFTQHLTLGYTEPEVDMKYIGLLIFLVGICGNFYHHYLLSKLRDQREKGYKIPQGGLFSVVICPHYLFEILGFIGISFISQTSFSFSSAVGVTLYLVGRSYVTRKWYLSKFENFPKNGKGSDSICFLEKE